The genomic window AATCACGCTTTATTGCTAGCCCAGAGAGGGAAACAAAAAGGCTTATGGCTGCCGCTGCAGCCCAAAGCAAAAATCCAAAATTAGAAAGCATGCCAACAGCAACTGGGAAGTCGCATGTCTGCATTAGATCCGTTAAAACTTTTCCAGGTTGAATACCCGCAGCTGCCGAGAGAGACAGCACAACAATGTAGACGATTAATGCCGGGAAAATAGCAACAACCAAGAGGCGGGTGAAAGGATTACGCAGCATCAAAACTCATAGACAAGCATCAAGCCGGGACCTTACCTGTGGCTTGAGTGGAGTTGCGAGGTTCCAACAAGACCTTCACATCTGCCCCAAATAAGCCTCACTGCCAAGCTCCAACAAGCGAGCATCCTTGGCTACCACAGCATCGTGAAGATCCTGGCGGTAGGCCCTCAACCGCTCTGCAAGCTGTGGATCACAGATCGCCAGGATCTGAGCCGCCAGCAAGCCAGCATTAAGCCCTCCACCAATCGCCACTGTTGCCACAGGGATTCCCCCAGGCATCTGCACAATCGAATGCAAGGAATCCACCCCGGAAAGAGCCCTGCTCTGCACAGGTACTCCAATCACTGGCAGCGTGGTGAGTGACGCCACCATGCCCGGCAAATGAGCAGCACCGCCGGCACCTGCCACGATCACCTTCAAACCTCTCTGATGAGCTTCCTTTGCAAAGGCCACCATCTCAAGGGGCGTACGGTGCGCAGAAAGCACACGCACCTCCACCTTCACACCGAACTCCTCTAAGACGGTGACGGCCGGTTGCAGGGTTGGCAAATCAGAATCACTACCCATCACCACAGCCACCTGCGGCGGCGATTCAGCAGCTGCCAAAGGCACAGGCAGAGAAGCAGAGGTCACGATGAATAATGACGACAATGCCATGGTCCCGCACTAGCACCGCCTGGCCACCTCCCATGCATCGGATCACCCACATCCGCCTGCCCGAACCTCTCAACAAAGCCGTGGACACCAAGCTGTGGTGGATGGCCGTAGATGAGCACGAGCGGGTGCTCAGTGTTCAACCCATGGCAGATGGCTCTGCCATGGACGGGGAGAGCTGGCAGGGCGACTGGCTCAGCCCCATGGGCATCGATCTACAAATCAATGGAGGGCTGGGATTGGCCTTCCCCGAGCTCACCGCCAAAGACATTCCCCAGCTCCTGAAGCTGCTCGACAGACTCTGGCAAGACGGTGTACAGGCAATCTGCCCCACGGTTGTGAGCTGCGGCGTAGCAGCCCTGCGTCAATCTTTAACGGTGCTGCATGCAGCCCGAGAACAACACTGCCCGCAACGCTGTGAACTACTAGGGGCCCACCTTGAAGGCCCTTTTCTGGCAACAGCACGCCACGGCGCCCATCCCCTGGAGCATCTCTGTGCTCCGAGCCTAAGGGCACTGGATGAACGCATTCGCGGCTTTGAGCAAGACATCAGTTTGATGACCCTGGCTCCAGAACTGCCCGGATCATCTGAAGTGATTGAACGACTAAGGACCCTAGGCATCGTGATATGCCTAGGGCACTCGAACGCAGATGGGGAAGCCTCTGCCGATGCCTTCTCCCAGGGAGTGGGAATGCTGACCCACTCCTTCAATGCCATGCCCGGTCTTCATCATCGTGCAGCTGGCCCGGTGGGGGAAGCCTGCATGCATGGAGAAATCGCTATGGGACTAATCGCCGATGGAGTTCATGTTGACCCCACCATGGCGGTGCTATTGCAAAGACTGGCACCACAACAGCTGATACTTGTGAGCGATAGTCTCGCTCCCTACGGCCTCAAAGATGGCAAATATCGCTGGGATGAAAGAGTTCTGCTGGTCGAAAAAGGAACCTGTCGTTTGGAAGATGGCACTCTGGCAGGAGTCACATTGCCGCTCCTGGAAGGGAGTCGACGTTTAGCCACTTGGAGTGGTGAACCTGCCGCGGCCATCTGGGCTGCCACCATGGCCCCTCGTCAGGTGATGGGCAATGGCCGCACACT from Prochlorococcus marinus str. MIT 9313 includes these protein-coding regions:
- the purE gene encoding 5-(carboxyamino)imidazole ribonucleotide mutase — protein: MALSSLFIVTSASLPVPLAAAESPPQVAVVMGSDSDLPTLQPAVTVLEEFGVKVEVRVLSAHRTPLEMVAFAKEAHQRGLKVIVAGAGGAAHLPGMVASLTTLPVIGVPVQSRALSGVDSLHSIVQMPGGIPVATVAIGGGLNAGLLAAQILAICDPQLAERLRAYRQDLHDAVVAKDARLLELGSEAYLGQM
- a CDS encoding N-acetylglucosamine-6-phosphate deacetylase, giving the protein MTTMPWSRTSTAWPPPMHRITHIRLPEPLNKAVDTKLWWMAVDEHERVLSVQPMADGSAMDGESWQGDWLSPMGIDLQINGGLGLAFPELTAKDIPQLLKLLDRLWQDGVQAICPTVVSCGVAALRQSLTVLHAAREQHCPQRCELLGAHLEGPFLATARHGAHPLEHLCAPSLRALDERIRGFEQDISLMTLAPELPGSSEVIERLRTLGIVICLGHSNADGEASADAFSQGVGMLTHSFNAMPGLHHRAAGPVGEACMHGEIAMGLIADGVHVDPTMAVLLQRLAPQQLILVSDSLAPYGLKDGKYRWDERVLLVEKGTCRLEDGTLAGVTLPLLEGSRRLATWSGEPAAAIWAATMAPRQVMGNGRTLDELLVNQPLTDLLRWQWKPDTEELIWKHAA